From one Gemmatimonadota bacterium genomic stretch:
- a CDS encoding asparagine synthetase B — MLLAVALTPAIARAQHVLVPMDDDQGNHLKAYGLTFNALRDGNKAEWFINYRGGAFLLPDLSELKKRATLDGVTFEVIDNGRLAAIRAEIASGNMDAISLERAPKVAIYKPAKSPPWDDAVTLALQYAGIEFSSVYDEEVVAGDLSKYDWLHLHHEDFTGQQNKLYLGFRDTPWFIEQRERALASARKLGFANIPAMKKQVAERMRQFVERGGFLFAMCGATETLSLAIAAHQTDIAGSFADGTPVDEAADSKLDWDRSFAFKDVHLEPSPFVNSMSDIDGHQVNVPGRRQPLGQFSLFQFSAKFDPVSSMLVQNHRTVIPDYYGVTTSFTKGTIKQGVTLLAQEEGAPWAKYIHGDYGKGSWTYLGGHDPEDPQHNIGAAPTDLSLHPTSPGYRLILNNVLFPAAKKKPLKT; from the coding sequence CTGCTCCTCGCGGTCGCCCTCACGCCGGCGATCGCGCGCGCGCAACACGTGCTCGTCCCCATGGACGACGACCAGGGCAATCACCTCAAGGCCTACGGGCTCACCTTCAACGCGCTGCGCGACGGCAACAAGGCGGAGTGGTTCATCAACTACCGCGGCGGGGCGTTCCTCCTGCCTGACCTGTCCGAGCTGAAGAAGCGCGCCACGCTCGACGGCGTGACCTTCGAGGTCATCGACAACGGACGACTCGCCGCCATCCGCGCCGAGATTGCGTCGGGCAACATGGACGCCATCTCGCTCGAGCGCGCCCCGAAGGTCGCCATCTACAAGCCGGCCAAGTCGCCCCCCTGGGATGACGCCGTGACGCTCGCGCTGCAATACGCGGGGATCGAGTTTTCCTCCGTGTACGACGAGGAAGTCGTGGCCGGAGACCTCTCCAAGTACGACTGGTTGCACCTGCACCACGAGGACTTCACGGGACAGCAGAACAAGCTCTATCTCGGCTTCCGTGACACCCCGTGGTTCATCGAGCAGCGGGAGCGCGCCCTCGCCAGCGCCCGCAAGCTGGGCTTTGCCAACATCCCGGCCATGAAGAAGCAGGTCGCCGAGCGGATGCGGCAGTTCGTGGAGCGCGGCGGCTTCCTCTTCGCCATGTGCGGCGCGACCGAGACGCTCTCGCTCGCCATCGCCGCGCACCAGACCGACATCGCCGGGAGCTTTGCCGACGGCACGCCGGTCGACGAGGCCGCCGACAGCAAGCTCGATTGGGATCGGTCGTTCGCCTTCAAGGACGTGCACCTCGAGCCGTCGCCGTTCGTGAATTCGATGAGCGACATCGATGGGCATCAGGTCAATGTCCCGGGGCGACGCCAGCCGCTGGGGCAGTTCTCGCTCTTCCAGTTCTCGGCCAAGTTCGACCCGGTTTCGTCGATGCTCGTGCAGAACCACCGCACCGTCATCCCCGACTACTACGGCGTGACCACGTCGTTCACCAAGGGGACGATCAAGCAGGGGGTGACCTTGCTCGCGCAGGAGGAGGGGGCCCCGTGGGCCAAGTACATCCACGGCGACTACGGCAAGGGGTCGTGGACCTACCTTGGCGGGCACGATCCGGAGGATCCGCAGCACAACATCGGCGCGGCGCCGACCGACCTCTCGCTGCACCCAACGTCGCCGGGGTATCGGCTCATTCTCAACAACGTGCTGTTTCCGGCGGCGAAGAAGAAGCCGTTGAAGACCTAG